In Chroicocephalus ridibundus chromosome 4, bChrRid1.1, whole genome shotgun sequence, one genomic interval encodes:
- the IRF7 gene encoding interferon regulatory factor 7 isoform X1, whose protein sequence is MAALQSEGEAQKLRFGPWLLSAISSGNYPGLCWIDQDHSVFRVPWKHNARKDVTSSDVEIFKAWAKASGRYEGYPEDPAKWKTNFRCALRSTRMFTMREDHSKCGDDPHKVFAINPALGHGEEGDFGSPDPAVDQQPQHQQPQLEPALQEMAPEITLPGSTNPAQPSVLEDVDELQWVLQLCNISRDPGPLAPSWPSAVDAPHQDILLQHHPDPSQNNCLPPPACQQWVPATQQPALGAYSPLDPMLLEHQGGCCGAGASPRRGDAIQGWEETGVLARALHAKATPALLHPESRRQCCLSPAAAPMPLPCHPPEGTVPVLSPGEAMLFTPTHPVPPPPPPPEDNTDVSILDVSIYYRGKLFHQEEVGGRQCLLVYQPCDPAVAQRPGHLVRFPSPTELADSKQRELTEQLLGVAGLQLEQRASKLFATRLKKCKVFWALSHQLEGVKDPPPNMLCRDQATPIFDFNEFCTELRDFRNGQRQRSPDFTIYLCFGQFFSKDKPKESRLILVKLVPKFCEYWYEQVQREGASSLDSGTVSLQLSDSFSLFELIEQYTMQMD, encoded by the exons ATGGCAGCGCTGCAGAGCGAGGG GGAGGCCCAAAAGCTGCGGTTCGGGCCCTGGCTGCTGAGCGCCATCAGCAGCGGGAACTACCCCGGACTCTGCTGGATCGACCAGGACCACAGCGTCTTCCGCGTCCCCTGGAAGCACAATGCCAGGAAGGATGTCACTAGCAGCGACGTGGAGATCTTCAag GCCTGGGCAAAGGCGAGTGGGCGATATGAAGGGTATCCCGAGGACCCAGCCAAGTGGAAGACCAACTTCCGCTGTGCCCTGAGGAGCACCCGCATGTTCACAATGCGGGAGGACCACTCCAAATGTGGTGACGACCCACACAAGGTCTTTGCCATCAACCCAG CCCTTGGGCATGGCGAGGAGGGAGATTTTGGCAGCCCTGACCCTGCAGTGgaccagcagccacagcaccagcagccgcAG CTGGAACCTGCTCTGCAAGAGATGGCCCCAGAAATCACCCTCCCAG gcagcacCAACCCCGCACAGCCCTCAGTGCTGGAGGACGTGGATGAGCTGCAGTGGGTGCTGCAGCTTTGCAACATCTCCCGTGACCCTGGCCCCCTGGCCCCATCCTGGCCATCTGCAG TAGATGCCCCCCACCAGGACATCCTGCTCCAGCATCACCCAGACCCCAGCCAAAACAactgcctcccgccgccggcgtGTCAGCAGTGGGTGCCTGCAACGCAGCAGCCCGCCTTGGGCGCCTACAGCCCCCTGGACCCCATGCTGCTGGAGCACCaaggtgggtgctgtggggcaggagcaagTCCCAGGCGTGGAGATGCCATACAGGGGTGGGAAGAGACTGGGGTGCTGGCACGTGCCCTCCATGCCAAAGCaacccctgccctgctgcacccCGAATCGCGACGCCAATGCTGCCTGTCTCCCGCCGCAGCACCCATGCCACTGCCATGCCACCCGCCGGAGGGCACGgtcccagtgctgtccccaggGGAGGCGATGCTCTTCACCCCCACCCACCCTgtgccaccaccaccgccgccgccagaGGATAACACAG ATGTCAGCATCCTGGACGTCAGCATCTACTACCGGGGGAAGCTCTTCCaccaggaggaggtggggggcaggCAGTGCCTGCTGGTGTACCAGCCCTGCGACCCGGCGGTGGCCCAGCGCCCTGGGCACCTGGTCCgcttccccagccccaccgagCTGGCCGACAGCAAGCAGCGGGAGTTGACTGAGCAGCTGCTGGGCGTTgcggggctgcagctggagcaacGCGCCAGCAAGCTCTTTGCCACCCGCCTGAAGAAGTGCAAGGTCTTCTGGGCCCTGTCCCACCAGCTTGAGGGCGTCAAGGATCCCCCGCCCAACATGCTCTGCCGGGACCAGGCAACCCCCATCTTTGACTTCAATGAGTTTTGCACAG AGCTGAGGGACTTCCGCAATGGCCAAAGGCAGCGGTCCCCTGACTTCACCATCTACCTCTGCTTCGGGCAATTCTTCTCCAAGGACAAGCCCAAGGAGTCCAGACTCATCCTGGTCAAG CTGGTGCCCAAGTTCTGCGAGTATTGGTATGAGCAGGTGCAGCGGGAAGGAGCCTCCTCCCTCGACAGCGGCACCGTCAGCCTGCAGCTCTCCGACTCCTTCAGCCTCTTTGAGCTCATCGAGCAGTACACCATGCAGATGGACTGA
- the IRF7 gene encoding interferon regulatory factor 7 isoform X3 produces MAALQSEGEAQKLRFGPWLLSAISSGNYPGLCWIDQDHSVFRVPWKHNARKDVTSSDVEIFKAWAKASGRYEGYPEDPAKWKTNFRCALRSTRMFTMREDHSKCGDDPHKVFAINPALGHGEEGDFGSPDPAVDQQPQHQQPQLEPALQEMAPEITLPGSTNPAQPSVLEDVDELQWVLQLCNISRDPGPLAPSWPSADAPHQDILLQHHPDPSQNNCLPPPACQQWVPATQQPALGAYSPLDPMLLEHQAPMPLPCHPPEGTVPVLSPGEAMLFTPTHPVPPPPPPPEDNTDVSILDVSIYYRGKLFHQEEVGGRQCLLVYQPCDPAVAQRPGHLVRFPSPTELADSKQRELTEQLLGVAGLQLEQRASKLFATRLKKCKVFWALSHQLEGVKDPPPNMLCRDQATPIFDFNEFCTELRDFRNGQRQRSPDFTIYLCFGQFFSKDKPKESRLILVKLVPKFCEYWYEQVQREGASSLDSGTVSLQLSDSFSLFELIEQYTMQMD; encoded by the exons ATGGCAGCGCTGCAGAGCGAGGG GGAGGCCCAAAAGCTGCGGTTCGGGCCCTGGCTGCTGAGCGCCATCAGCAGCGGGAACTACCCCGGACTCTGCTGGATCGACCAGGACCACAGCGTCTTCCGCGTCCCCTGGAAGCACAATGCCAGGAAGGATGTCACTAGCAGCGACGTGGAGATCTTCAag GCCTGGGCAAAGGCGAGTGGGCGATATGAAGGGTATCCCGAGGACCCAGCCAAGTGGAAGACCAACTTCCGCTGTGCCCTGAGGAGCACCCGCATGTTCACAATGCGGGAGGACCACTCCAAATGTGGTGACGACCCACACAAGGTCTTTGCCATCAACCCAG CCCTTGGGCATGGCGAGGAGGGAGATTTTGGCAGCCCTGACCCTGCAGTGgaccagcagccacagcaccagcagccgcAG CTGGAACCTGCTCTGCAAGAGATGGCCCCAGAAATCACCCTCCCAG gcagcacCAACCCCGCACAGCCCTCAGTGCTGGAGGACGTGGATGAGCTGCAGTGGGTGCTGCAGCTTTGCAACATCTCCCGTGACCCTGGCCCCCTGGCCCCATCCTGGCCATCTGCAG ATGCCCCCCACCAGGACATCCTGCTCCAGCATCACCCAGACCCCAGCCAAAACAactgcctcccgccgccggcgtGTCAGCAGTGGGTGCCTGCAACGCAGCAGCCCGCCTTGGGCGCCTACAGCCCCCTGGACCCCATGCTGCTGGAGCACCaag CACCCATGCCACTGCCATGCCACCCGCCGGAGGGCACGgtcccagtgctgtccccaggGGAGGCGATGCTCTTCACCCCCACCCACCCTgtgccaccaccaccgccgccgccagaGGATAACACAG ATGTCAGCATCCTGGACGTCAGCATCTACTACCGGGGGAAGCTCTTCCaccaggaggaggtggggggcaggCAGTGCCTGCTGGTGTACCAGCCCTGCGACCCGGCGGTGGCCCAGCGCCCTGGGCACCTGGTCCgcttccccagccccaccgagCTGGCCGACAGCAAGCAGCGGGAGTTGACTGAGCAGCTGCTGGGCGTTgcggggctgcagctggagcaacGCGCCAGCAAGCTCTTTGCCACCCGCCTGAAGAAGTGCAAGGTCTTCTGGGCCCTGTCCCACCAGCTTGAGGGCGTCAAGGATCCCCCGCCCAACATGCTCTGCCGGGACCAGGCAACCCCCATCTTTGACTTCAATGAGTTTTGCACAG AGCTGAGGGACTTCCGCAATGGCCAAAGGCAGCGGTCCCCTGACTTCACCATCTACCTCTGCTTCGGGCAATTCTTCTCCAAGGACAAGCCCAAGGAGTCCAGACTCATCCTGGTCAAG CTGGTGCCCAAGTTCTGCGAGTATTGGTATGAGCAGGTGCAGCGGGAAGGAGCCTCCTCCCTCGACAGCGGCACCGTCAGCCTGCAGCTCTCCGACTCCTTCAGCCTCTTTGAGCTCATCGAGCAGTACACCATGCAGATGGACTGA
- the IRF7 gene encoding interferon regulatory factor 7 isoform X2, with protein sequence MAALQSEGEAQKLRFGPWLLSAISSGNYPGLCWIDQDHSVFRVPWKHNARKDVTSSDVEIFKAWAKASGRYEGYPEDPAKWKTNFRCALRSTRMFTMREDHSKCGDDPHKVFAINPALGHGEEGDFGSPDPAVDQQPQHQQPQLEPALQEMAPEITLPGSTNPAQPSVLEDVDELQWVLQLCNISRDPGPLAPSWPSAVDAPHQDILLQHHPDPSQNNCLPPPACQQWVPATQQPALGAYSPLDPMLLEHQAPMPLPCHPPEGTVPVLSPGEAMLFTPTHPVPPPPPPPEDNTDVSILDVSIYYRGKLFHQEEVGGRQCLLVYQPCDPAVAQRPGHLVRFPSPTELADSKQRELTEQLLGVAGLQLEQRASKLFATRLKKCKVFWALSHQLEGVKDPPPNMLCRDQATPIFDFNEFCTELRDFRNGQRQRSPDFTIYLCFGQFFSKDKPKESRLILVKLVPKFCEYWYEQVQREGASSLDSGTVSLQLSDSFSLFELIEQYTMQMD encoded by the exons ATGGCAGCGCTGCAGAGCGAGGG GGAGGCCCAAAAGCTGCGGTTCGGGCCCTGGCTGCTGAGCGCCATCAGCAGCGGGAACTACCCCGGACTCTGCTGGATCGACCAGGACCACAGCGTCTTCCGCGTCCCCTGGAAGCACAATGCCAGGAAGGATGTCACTAGCAGCGACGTGGAGATCTTCAag GCCTGGGCAAAGGCGAGTGGGCGATATGAAGGGTATCCCGAGGACCCAGCCAAGTGGAAGACCAACTTCCGCTGTGCCCTGAGGAGCACCCGCATGTTCACAATGCGGGAGGACCACTCCAAATGTGGTGACGACCCACACAAGGTCTTTGCCATCAACCCAG CCCTTGGGCATGGCGAGGAGGGAGATTTTGGCAGCCCTGACCCTGCAGTGgaccagcagccacagcaccagcagccgcAG CTGGAACCTGCTCTGCAAGAGATGGCCCCAGAAATCACCCTCCCAG gcagcacCAACCCCGCACAGCCCTCAGTGCTGGAGGACGTGGATGAGCTGCAGTGGGTGCTGCAGCTTTGCAACATCTCCCGTGACCCTGGCCCCCTGGCCCCATCCTGGCCATCTGCAG TAGATGCCCCCCACCAGGACATCCTGCTCCAGCATCACCCAGACCCCAGCCAAAACAactgcctcccgccgccggcgtGTCAGCAGTGGGTGCCTGCAACGCAGCAGCCCGCCTTGGGCGCCTACAGCCCCCTGGACCCCATGCTGCTGGAGCACCaag CACCCATGCCACTGCCATGCCACCCGCCGGAGGGCACGgtcccagtgctgtccccaggGGAGGCGATGCTCTTCACCCCCACCCACCCTgtgccaccaccaccgccgccgccagaGGATAACACAG ATGTCAGCATCCTGGACGTCAGCATCTACTACCGGGGGAAGCTCTTCCaccaggaggaggtggggggcaggCAGTGCCTGCTGGTGTACCAGCCCTGCGACCCGGCGGTGGCCCAGCGCCCTGGGCACCTGGTCCgcttccccagccccaccgagCTGGCCGACAGCAAGCAGCGGGAGTTGACTGAGCAGCTGCTGGGCGTTgcggggctgcagctggagcaacGCGCCAGCAAGCTCTTTGCCACCCGCCTGAAGAAGTGCAAGGTCTTCTGGGCCCTGTCCCACCAGCTTGAGGGCGTCAAGGATCCCCCGCCCAACATGCTCTGCCGGGACCAGGCAACCCCCATCTTTGACTTCAATGAGTTTTGCACAG AGCTGAGGGACTTCCGCAATGGCCAAAGGCAGCGGTCCCCTGACTTCACCATCTACCTCTGCTTCGGGCAATTCTTCTCCAAGGACAAGCCCAAGGAGTCCAGACTCATCCTGGTCAAG CTGGTGCCCAAGTTCTGCGAGTATTGGTATGAGCAGGTGCAGCGGGAAGGAGCCTCCTCCCTCGACAGCGGCACCGTCAGCCTGCAGCTCTCCGACTCCTTCAGCCTCTTTGAGCTCATCGAGCAGTACACCATGCAGATGGACTGA